The Verrucomicrobiota bacterium region TGGCGGAGAAACATGGGGTCAAACTGGTCGCGGGCATGTTTGGCTGCGTGGGAGAAGATTACACCACGCTCGAATCCATCCGCAAAACCGGCGGCATTGTGCCGGACGCCACCTGGGATCAAAATTGGAAACATGTCCAGCAAACCGTCAAGCTAGCCAAGAAACTGGGCTTCAAAATCGTCATGTTCCATGCCGGGTTTCTGCCGCATGAGGAGAGCGATCCTAACTTCGCCAAATTAGTCGAGCGCCTGCGCAAGATCGCGGGGGCGTTTGCCAAACAGGGAATTCAAGTGGCCTTTGAAACCGGCCAGGAGCCGGCGGAATCACTCAGCCGTTTCCTGGTAAAACTCGGCTGCAAAAATGTGGGCGTGAATTTCGATCCCGCCAACATGTTGCTTTATAATAACGGCGACCCCATCAAGGCGATGAAACTCTTGGGGCCCTGGATCAAGCAGATTCATCTCAAGGACGCCAATGTCACCAAACAGCCTGGTACGTGGGGCGAGGAAGTGGTGTTGGGCACTGGCCAGGTGAAGTGGAAGGCATTCTTCAAAACGCTGGAGGATATTGGTTTCAAAGGCAACCTG contains the following coding sequences:
- a CDS encoding sugar phosphate isomerase/epimerase family protein — translated: MQPQSPQELIEKLAAAGIKRVLLALDPLREQPRGWSRLPALAEKHGVKLVAGMFGCVGEDYTTLESIRKTGGIVPDATWDQNWKHVQQTVKLAKKLGFKIVMFHAGFLPHEESDPNFAKLVERLRKIAGAFAKQGIQVAFETGQEPAESLSRFLVKLGCKNVGVNFDPANMLLYNNGDPIKAMKLLGPWIKQIHLKDANVTKQPGTWGEEVVLGTGQVKWKAFFKTLEDIGFKGNLFIEREAGTQRVEDIRTAREYVEKLCR